One window of the Dermacentor andersoni chromosome 10, qqDerAnde1_hic_scaffold, whole genome shotgun sequence genome contains the following:
- the LOC126544701 gene encoding zonadhesin-like: protein MQLAAFTATCIVALFIYVDQATTTCTRPCTTCTTTCGPLEVPTPAGTRAQDHFCKPSVTCQNEVNRLRVCVCKPGYVRNAWGHCIRKEDCCSCRRAANMDFNPCSSSCPKTCGVPENKDCSRLCVRGCACAPGYWRAYPHGPCVAPNQCPSGAPLPSPITCPGPHQVYTACSSPCPITCANLNNPPTSCPAACGNQHCVCAPGYVALQLNPLTCVRIDECPGRERRCPGRNQKYTTCKSRCPATCAINRTRICLAECAGEGCVCRQGFVILQENPLICVRRKDCPAMGTPNKCPGPGEVFTTCKSRCPPTCWDSEPRNCTADCAGEGCVCREGFVQLQDRPLVCVRRDKCPAPPVTCSGAHQVYTPCKSRCPATCLNGGRSVCSNECAGQGCACRKGYFQLQAEPLVCVTEEVCAIMSQKQCSEENQVFTSCKSACPATCADHGVPRVCGNHCAGQGCVCKEGFVMLQEVPLKCVRRDQCTVVPQQCADENQEFTTCKSRCPETCNEPGPRSCTRDCAGEGCVCKRGFVQLHEHPLICVRRDKCPARPEQCAGANQVYTSCKSSCPETCTEVGPRVCTANCVGQGCVCKEGYVELQANPLICVLREQCPSKPQQCVGANQVYTPCKSRCPRTCSDSGPRVCTRDCAGEGCVCKEGYIQLQENPLICVRSEQCPARPKQCTGANQVYTTCKSRCPATCTDSGPRACGDGCAGQGCVCKKGYFQLQAKPLICVSHEICDAMAEQWCPGENQVYTSCKSSCPATCSGEESGLCPNKCAGKGCVCKKGFVQLQAEPLVCVRRDNCPANPKYCAGANQVYSPCKSQCPATCSDYGPRECDRECAGKGCVCKEGFVELQQRPLICVRRDQCPARPERCPGPNQVFTLCKSKCPENCSDKGPRVCSADCAGQGCVCRQGYVQLKAEPLVCVRRAECPEKPKQCKRANQEYTSCRPGCPATCSGKGPNTCSTECDGEGCACKKGFLQLQRRPLICVTEEICAVMAQQWCPGEHQVYTPCKSLCPETCSDDDTPECADECGGQGCVCEEGYVQLQAQPLICVRRKECPARQKKCKRANQVYTTCRSRCPPTCSDKVPQACGADCAGDGCVCKPGYFRLQKKPLLCVTEETCDSSYQVCNGTNQMFSLCKSLCPETCSDDGPRYCSSKCGGHGCVCKDGYVQLKAEPLTCVRREQCPFKPKVCPVSNQVYTTCKSRCPATCTNKEPGACTYECAGEGCVCKRGYVMLRETPLHCVRATECPATPERCPGVNQVYSNCKSPCPLTCWDSKARACPATCAGVGCECKKGTVMLREKPLTCVKPRQCFDIANAANPELIATMSEAITNSSVGPGGLLFPEGHERPTQPNLPTTTASVGPGGMAFPGEPAEQAPPPALPPLPTLPTPRPSEVPGAPEGPTVPATPTLPSRPSHPEGPAMLPSIPPSAPVRPEAPAVQSQPTVPTSSMQPSVPAYATPMAPAQPGYTSVGGFPVIRPSGMPGAPVYPGATMIPGHAGFPVVATPMVPGATDEEPAVKALSKPHY from the exons ATGCAGCTTGCTGCATTTACAGCCACATGCATAGTggcattatttatttatgttgacCAGGCCACAACTACATGCACTAGGCCATGCACGACAT GCACAACCACGTGCGGTCCTTTGGAGGTACCCACCCCAGCAGGAACGCGGGCTCAGGACCACTTTTGCAAGCCATCGGTAACATGCCAGAACGAAGTAAACAGGCTGCGCGTTTGTGTGTGCAAACCAGGTTACGTTCGCAACGCTTGGGGCCACTGCATAAGGAAGGAAGACTGCTGCAGCTGCCGCCGGGCAGCCAACATGGACTTCAATCCTTGTTCGTCGTCCTGCCCGAAGACCTGCGGTGTGCCTGAGAACAAGGACTGCAGCCGACTCTGCGTTAGGGGCTGCGCCTGTGCCCCGGGATATTGGAG GGCCTATCCGCATGGACCGTGCGTCGCCCCCAACCAGTGCCCCAGCGGTGCTCCACTCCCAAGTCCAATCACTTGCCCCGGTCCCCACCAAGTGTACACAGCCTGTTCGTCACCGTGTCCCATTACTTGTGCTAACCTCAACAACCCGCCTACGAGCTGTCCAGCGGCCTGCGGAAACCAGCACTGCGTTTGCGCACCTGGATATGTTGCTCTACAGCTCAACCCACTCACATGCGTTCGTATAGACGAGTGTCCCGGCCGTGAACGGCGATGTCCTGGCCGCAACCAGAAGTACACAACTTGTAAGTCCCGCTGCCCCGCTACTTGTGCTATCAACCGTACCCGCATCTGCCTTGCAGAATGCGCCGGCGAAGGGTGCGTCTGCAGGCAAGGTTTTGTCATCTTGCAAGAGAATCCCCTCATTTGTGTGCGCCGAAAGGACTGCCCAGCCATGGGCACTCCAAACAAGTGCCCCGGTCCTGGAGAGGTATTTACGACTTGCAAATCTCGTTGCCCACCCACCTGCTGGGACAGTGAACCTAGAAACTGCACTGCTGACTGTGCCGGCGAAGGGTGCGTGTGTCGGGAAGGTTTCGTGCAGTTGCAAGATAGACCCTTGGTCTGCGTTCGGCGCGACAAATGCCCAGCTCCGCCAGTGACATGTTCCGGCGCACATCAGGTGTACACCCCTTGTAAGTCGCGCTGCCCTGCCACGTGCTTGAACGGTGGACGTAGTGTATGTAGCAATGAATGCGCAGGCCAAGGATGCGCGTGCAGGAAAGGTTATTTCCAGCTACAAGCGGAACCACTTGTGTGCGTCACAGAGGAAGTGTGCGCCATCATGTCCCAGAAACAGTGTTCAGAAGAGAACCAGGTGTTCACGTCTTGCAAATCGGCTTGCCCTGCTACTTGCGCTGACCATGGCGTTCCTCGCGTCTGCGGCAATCATTGCGCTGGCCAAGGATGTGTCTGCAAGGAAGGATTCGTTATGTTACAAGAGGTGCCTCTCAAATGCGTCCGCCGCGATCAGTGCACGGTCGTGCCACAACAGTGTGCAGATGAAAACCAGGAGTTCACGACTTGCAAATCGCGGTGTCCTGAAACGTGCAATGAACCTGGCCCCCGCTCGTGCACCAGGGATTGCGCAGGGGAAGGGTGTGTCTGCAAGCGAGGGTTTGTCCAGCTACACGAGCACCCGCTTATATGCGTCCGCCGCGACAAGTGCCCAGCGAGGCCAGAGCAGTGCGCAGGCGCCAACCAGGTATACACGTCTTGCAAATCTAGCTGCCCTGAAACTTGCACAGAAGTTGGTCCCCGTGTGTGTACAGCCAACTGTGTTGGCCAGGGATGCGTCTGCAAGGAAGGTTATGTTGAGCTACAAGCCAACCCACTTATTTGCGTTCTCCGCGAACAATGCCCGTCCAAGCCACAGCAATGTGTGGGTGCTAACCAGGTGTACACACCTTGCAAATCGCGCTGCCCTCGAACGTGCTCAGATAGTGGACCACGTGTGTGTACCCGTGACTGCGCAGGCGAAGGATGCGTCTGCAAGGAAGGGTATATTCAACTACAGGAGAATCCGCTTATTTGCGTTCGCTCGGAACAGTGCCCGGCCAGACCAAAGCAGTGCACAGGGGCTAACCAGGTGTACACGACGTGCAAGTCACGCTGTCCCGCCACATGTACGGACAGTGGTCCTCGTGCATGCGGTGACGGCTGCGCAGGCCAAGGGTGCGTCTGCAAAAAAGGTTATTTCCAGCTACAAGCCAAACCGCTTATATGCGTCAGTCACGAAATTTGCGATGCAATGGCAGAGCAGTGGTGTCCCGGTGAGAACCAGGTATACACTTCATGCAAATCGAGCTGCCCTGCCACGTGTTCTGGTGAGGAAAGTGGCTTATGCCCTAACAAATGTGCAGGTAAAGGATGTGTGTGCAAAAAGGGTTTCGTGCAATTACAAGCAGAGCCGCTGGTCTGCGTCCGGCGGGACAATTGCCCTGCAAACCCAAAGTACTGTGCAGGAGCAAACCAGGTGTACTCGCCTTGCAAGTCACAGTGTCCCGCTACTTGCTCAGATTATGGTCCTCGCGAGTGCGACCGTGAATGCGCGGGGAAAGGATGCGTCTGCAAAGAAGGATTCGTCGAACTGCAACAGAGACCACTGATTTGCGTGCGCCGCGACCAATGCCCCGCCAGACCTGAACGTtgtccaggtccaaaccaagtgTTCACCTTATGCAAATCTAAATGCCCTGAAAATTGTTCAGACAAGGGTCCTCGCGTCTGCAGTGCTGACTGTGCTGGCCAAGGATGCGTTTGCCGGCAAGGCTACGTGCAGTTAAAAGCTGAGCCATTGGTCTGTGTGCGGCGAGCCGAGTGCCCGGAGAAGCCAAAGCAGTGTAAACGCGCCAACCAAGAGTACACGTCGTGTAGACCGGGCTGCCCGGCCACTTGCTCAGGTAAAGGTCCGAACACTTGCAGTACTGAGTGCGATGGTGAAGGATGCGCTTGCAAGAAAGGCTTCTTGCAGCTACAAAGGAGGCCCCTTATATGCGTGACGGAAGAAATATGTGCCGTCATGGCGCAGCAGTGGTGTCCTGGTGAACATCAGGTGTACACGCCTTGCAAATCGCTCTGTCCTGAGACTTGTTCGGACGATGATACTCCCGAGTGCGCTGATGAGTGCGGAGGCCAAGGGTGTGTCTGCGAAGAAGGTTACGTCCAGTTACAAGCGCAACCGCTCATCTGCGTCCGCAGGAAAGAATGCCCGGCCCGGCAAAAGAAGTgcaagcgagccaatcaggtgtACACGACTTGCCGATCCCGGTGTCCTCCCACATGTTCCGATAAAGTACCGCAGGCTTGTGGGGCTGACTGCGCAGGCGACGGATGCGTTTGCAAACCAGGCTATTTCCGGCTGCAAAAGAAACCGCTTCTGTGCGTTACTGAAGAAACTTGCGACAGCTCCTACCAGGTGTGCAATGGTACGAACCAGATGTTCTCGCTTTGCAAATCCCTCTGTCCTGAAACGTGCTCAGACGACGGTCCTCGCTATTGCAGCAGTAAATGTGGGGGCCATGGATGTGTGTGCAAGGACGGATACGTCCAATTGAAGGCGGAGCCACTAACTTGCGTTCGCCGTGAGCAATGCCCGTTTAAGCCAAAGGTCTGCCCGGTTTCCAACCAGGTGTACACCACCTGTAAATCGCGCTGCCCGGCCACTTGCACGAACAAGGAACCTGGTGCGTGCACGTACGAGTGTGCCGGAGAAGGATGTGTCTGTAAGAGAGGTTATGTCATGCTGCGAGAGacaccccttcactgtgtccgCGCCACTGAATGTCCGGCCACGCCCGAACGTTGCCCTGGTGTTAACCAAGTCTACTCAAATTGCAAGTCTCCATGCCCTCTTACTTGCTGGGATTCCAAAGCTCGCGCCTGTCCAGCAACATGCGCCGGCGTAGGCTGCGAATGCAAGAAGGGAACGGTAATGTTGCGGGAGAAACCACTCACGTGCGTCAAGCCGCGACAATGCTTTGACATTGCCAACGCCGCTAATCCGGAGCTGATTGCAACAATGTCAGAGGCGATTACAAATTCGAGCGTGGGACCAGGTGGGCTACTTTTTCCAGAGGGCCACGAGAGGCCCACACAACCAAACTTGCCAACTACGACTGCAAGTGTGGGTCCGGGCGGCATGGCGTTTCCAGGAGAGCCAGCCGAGCAGGCGCCTCCACCGGCCTTGCCTCCTCTGCCTACGTTACCAACGCCACGCCCGAGTGAAGTGCCTGGTGCTCCAGAAGGTCCGACAGTTCCCGCTACGCCTACTCTGCCAAGCCGGCCTTCACATCCCGAAGGTCCTGCGATGCTACCAAGTATTCCACCAAGTGCACCTGTAAGACCAGAAGCACCCGCAGTTCAGTCTCAACCAACTGTCCCAACATCAAGCATGCAACCAAGCGTCCCGGCGTATGCAACACCAATGGCGCCGGCTCAACCAGGATACACTTCGGTGGGCGGGTTCCCAGTCATAAGACCAAGTGGTATGCCAGGTGCACCAGTATATCCAGGAGCCACCATGATTCCCGGTCATGCAGGCTTCCCAGTAGTTGCGACGCCAATGGTACCGGGTGCCACAGATGAAGAACCCGCTGTGAAGGCTTTGAGCAAACCTCACTACTAA